The segment CTCATCAATCGCTCTCGAATTCGATCCCGAAGCGCCTGGAGCGAGGGCTCCTCGGAGACCAGGCGCGCAAACGCATCATCAAGCGGCGGAAGTTCTTTCCGCCGCACGTCGGCCACATGGACCTCGATCGTCCCCGACTCGGCAGGGGCTTGCGCCGTCCGATCCTCGCCTGCCCGCGCGCCTTCGAGCGCTGTCTCGACCTCCGCGGGCAGCAGCCCTCCTCCGATCTCGACGAGGACTTCCTTCCCCGGCTGCAGCCGTTCGAAGCCGGCGGGTGCGCTCTTCACCTTGAGCAACACGTAGTCGCCGCGCCGCGCGGCCTCGCCTTCGGCGGTCGCGAGGCGGCTGTGCCGGGCCCTGAGGTCGTCAAACGTTCGGTCCACGTCGACATCGGTGACGGGATGGGCCTCGCGCGCGACTCGGATTGCGCTCAAGTCCGGAAGGGACATCTTCGGGAGCACTTCCACGGTGGCGGTGAAGCGGAGACCCTTGCCGTCCGAGCCGCCTTTGACGTCAAACGACGGACGAGCCACGGGAGAGATCCCGGCTTGCATGACCGCCTGAGCGTATCGCTCCGGCAACAGGTCCTTGAGGGCTTCCTCCCGCAGCGCATCGGCCCCGAGATGGCGCTCGAGCACCGCGCGCGGTGCTTTCCCGCGGCGGAATCCCGGCACCGACACTCGCTTCACCAGCGCTGCATACGCCCGGTCCATGGCCTGGGTGACGTCCTCCTCGGGGATCTCGATGTCGAGAACCGCCCGGCTACCCGGCTCGGTCCTCCAGGCCATCTTCACCGCAGCCGTGGCCATGGGTGCGACACTGCCTCCTTGTAGGGCCGTGGTGCGGGCGGAGGGATTTGAACCCCCACGGACCTTTCGGCCCACCAGGTCCTAAGCCTGGTGCGTCTGCCGGGTTCCGCCACGCCCGCGCGGAGTACGCCACGATTCTACGTCCTCCTCTTCTCCCACGTCAATTTGTCGGCGGGTGCGCGGACGGGCATGGCGAAACGCAGACATCCGTTCCCGTTTACACTGCCCCAACGCCTTTGTTAGAATGGTGTTGAGCATCGCTCTGGGCCGTTAGCACAACTGGCAGTGCAGGGGACTCTTAATCCCAAGGTTGCAGGTTCGAGTCCTGCACGGCCCACCATGATCGCAGAATCCTTCATCCTCCGCGTATTCCCCCGGGCAGGAACGAGGCATCGCCCTGGCATAAAGTAGAGCGGTCGCGCGCGCGTTCGACGGAGGACACTCAAACCATGGGGTTTACGGCCCCTCAACGCACCATCGGTGAAGGGATCGATCGACTCGTCAGCATTGAAATCACCGGTCGCGGCGTTATCGGGGAGCTGTACGCTGCCGCCCGGGCCGCAGCCGAAGGTCCGCTGTGCCTGGAAGCGGCGGGGCGACTCCTCCAGCGCGTGCACAAGGGGAGTGTGGTCATCCTGTCCACGGGCCTCCCGACCTATCCATGGTTCGCCGGGGAGCAGGATGGGCCGGTCGGAACGGCCACTCTGGCGCGCGCCCTCGTCCTCGCGGTGGGGGCCCGGCCTGTGATCGTGACTGACCCGGTCAATCTCGAGATCTGCGCCGCCGCGGTTCGGGGAGCCGGACTGTACACCAGATCCGTCGAGGATGCGCTCCAACTTCCCACCACCGCTGCGATCCTCCCGTTCCCCATCGACTGGAACGAGGCGGTCGAACGGTCGCGGGCGCTCCTCGATCAGCTTAGGCCCGCAGCGCTCATTGCGATCGAACGACCCGGGGCCAATGAGCACGGCCACTACCACTCCGCGGGAGGAAGGCGCCTGACCGATCATTGTGGGAAGGTCGACGCGCTGTTCAAGGCGGCACGAGATCGCGAGCTCCTGACGATTGGCGTGGGCGACGGCGGAAACGAAGTTGGTTGCGCAGCGATCCGCGAGACCGTGCTGCGGGTCGTGCCGAACGGAGCCAAGTGCGCGTGTCCGTGCGGGGGCAGCGTCGTTCCCACCGTCGAGATAGATTTTCTCGTGGCGGCGGCGATCTCGAACTGGGGCGCGTACGGCATCGAGGCCGCCATGGCCGTCCTGCTCGAGCGGCCCGAGGTCCTGCACTCGCGCGAGATCGACGCCCGGGTCCACGACCTGTGTACGGCCGCGGGGGCGAACAACGACGGCCCGGGGCTCCTAGACGTGGGAGCGGATGCGGTTCCGGGCGCTCTCCACGGACATATCGTTGAGCTGCTCGGGCAGATGGTTCGAAGCGGCATCGACTTTGGGCGGCTGTATCGAGAACCGCGCTACCCCTGGTTCTGACCGGAAGCGAGGAGGCCCCTGTAAGATGCTGACACTCCCGATGACCCGTGAGCAGATCCGCCAGGCCATTGCGCGGATTCCAAGGGTCCGCCTGGCCCATTTGCCCACGCCGCTGCAACCATGCCCGCGTGCGTCCCGCGATCTCGGGATCGAACTTCTGGTCAAGCGGGACGACCTGACCGGGCTCGCTTTCGGCGGCAACAAGACCCGGAATCTCGAGTTCAGGATGGCCGAAGCGCGCGACAGCGGCGCCGATGTGCTCGTCTTCGGAGTCGAAGTCAGTTCGAACTCGGCCCGGCAGACGGCGGCGGCGGCCAACATGCTCGGTCTTCCGGTCGTCCTCGTGCTGCGGGGGCATCCGGACACCCCGGTCGACGGGAACCTGTTGGTGGACTATCTCCTAGGCGCCGACGTCCGCATCGTCGACCTTCCCGCGGATGTTGATCTCGACGCCGAGGTGGCGCGCGTCGCGGAATCCCTCCGCGCGCAGGGCCGGCGACCATTCAACCTCAACGTCGCGCCCATGTTCGCACGGGCCTCTGCCCTCGCGTACCTCGAGGCACTGCTCGAGATTCAAGATCAACTCGGAGCGCATGCCGACTTCCTCTATATGTGCTCGGGGTCGAAGGGCATGGCCGGTCTGCTCCTCGGTCGCCGGCTCACGGGGGAATCCGCCACAATCGTGGCCGTCTCGGCCACCTAC is part of the bacterium genome and harbors:
- a CDS encoding D-cysteine desulfhydrase family protein, coding for MLTLPMTREQIRQAIARIPRVRLAHLPTPLQPCPRASRDLGIELLVKRDDLTGLAFGGNKTRNLEFRMAEARDSGADVLVFGVEVSSNSARQTAAAANMLGLPVVLVLRGHPDTPVDGNLLVDYLLGADVRIVDLPADVDLDAEVARVAESLRAQGRRPFNLNVAPMFARASALAYLEALLEIQDQLGAHADFLYMCSGSKGMAGLLLGRRLTGESATIVAVSATYGRGDPRDATARIANETAELLGLADVRFTPGEVNLTTDYVGEAYGIPAAAGNDAIHYLARTEGILLDPVYTGKAFAGLLDHVRTGRIPRGARVVFVHTGGQPALFSFSRALMAAGAGAPRRR
- the tig gene encoding trigger factor, with the protein product MATAAVKMAWRTEPGSRAVLDIEIPEEDVTQAMDRAYAALVKRVSVPGFRRGKAPRAVLERHLGADALREEALKDLLPERYAQAVMQAGISPVARPSFDVKGGSDGKGLRFTATVEVLPKMSLPDLSAIRVAREAHPVTDVDVDRTFDDLRARHSRLATAEGEAARRGDYVLLKVKSAPAGFERLQPGKEVLVEIGGGLLPAEVETALEGARAGEDRTAQAPAESGTIEVHVADVRRKELPPLDDAFARLVSEEPSLQALRDRIRERLMSERAGAEERDLRERVLDAVLSQTDFDLPESMVQHEMEHTLEDLHRRLRSRGLSLETYLRSQGKDEAGLRADLRPNAERRVRVRLLLDEVAAHEGLTLTEEEMSRAVENLAQESGEEVQKMQAWLAQGERTAGLREHLLRQKAMTVLVAHAAGTSEASEATPTPSQTDETPDDAAG
- a CDS encoding glutamate cyclase domain-containing protein; protein product: MGFTAPQRTIGEGIDRLVSIEITGRGVIGELYAAARAAAEGPLCLEAAGRLLQRVHKGSVVILSTGLPTYPWFAGEQDGPVGTATLARALVLAVGARPVIVTDPVNLEICAAAVRGAGLYTRSVEDALQLPTTAAILPFPIDWNEAVERSRALLDQLRPAALIAIERPGANEHGHYHSAGGRRLTDHCGKVDALFKAARDRELLTIGVGDGGNEVGCAAIRETVLRVVPNGAKCACPCGGSVVPTVEIDFLVAAAISNWGAYGIEAAMAVLLERPEVLHSREIDARVHDLCTAAGANNDGPGLLDVGADAVPGALHGHIVELLGQMVRSGIDFGRLYREPRYPWF